CGCAGATTTCTGGAGGCCACTGTGACCACGTCAGATCCCGTCCACGATGCTGATTCCGCCACTGAAGAGGTCGGTGTGCCGGCGCTGCTGAGGGGCAAGCCGGTGGTCCCGGGGGCGGTCACTGCCCCGGTGACCTGGGTGACCGCCCGGCCGGCGCTGCCCGGACCGGACGCGACGGTGCCCGAGGACCGGCGGGACGCCGAATTCGCCGCCTTCACCGCCGCCGTGGACGCCGTCGCGGACCGGCTGTCCGGGCGCGCGGAGACCGTGGACGGGCACGCCCGGCAGGTCCTCGAGGCGACGGTGGCCATCGCCCGCGACCGTGCCTGGGCGAAGAAGGTGAAGAAGTCGGTCGCCGGGGGACAGGCCGCCGACTATGCGGTCCGGCAGGCCACCGACGACTTCGTCGCCATGTTCGTCAAGGCGGGCGGGGTGATGGCGGACCGGGTGACCGACCTGCGGGACGTGCGGGACCGGGTGATCGCCGAACTGCACGGTGAGCCGGAGCCGGGCGTCCCGGTGGTCGACGCCCCGCATGTGCTGTTCGCCGACGATCTCGCACCGGCGGACACCGCCACCCTCGACCCGTCCCTGATCGTGGCGGTCGTCACCGAGAAGGGCGGGGCGACGAGCCACACCGCCATCATCGCCCGACAGCTCAACATCCCGTGCGTGGTCGCGGTCGGCGCGGATCTGCGGGCCATCCCGGCGGACACCCCCGTACTCGTCGACGCGTCGGCCGGCACGGTGGAGACCGGTGTGCCGGCGGATGAGGCACAGCGCCGGGTCGCCGAGGCGGCGGACCGGGCGGCGCGGATCAGCAGCTGGACCGGTCCCTGTGCGACCGCTGACGGTCACCGGGTTCAGTTGCTGGCGAATGTGCAGGACGGCGCGACGGCACGGCAGGCCGCCGCCTCCGTGGCGGAGGGGGTCGGCCTGTTCCGCACCGAGCTGTGCTTCCTCAGTGAGACGAGTGAACCCTCGGTGGAGGACCAGGCGGCGCGGTATGCGGAGGTGTTCGCCGCGTTCCCGGAGGGGAAGGTGGTGGTCCGCACCCTCGACGCCGGGTCGGACAAGCCGGTGCCGTTCGTCAACGCCGAGGAC
This is a stretch of genomic DNA from Corynebacterium nuruki S6-4. It encodes these proteins:
- the ptsP gene encoding phosphoenolpyruvate--protein phosphotransferase, which encodes MTTSDPVHDADSATEEVGVPALLRGKPVVPGAVTAPVTWVTARPALPGPDATVPEDRRDAEFAAFTAAVDAVADRLSGRAETVDGHARQVLEATVAIARDRAWAKKVKKSVAGGQAADYAVRQATDDFVAMFVKAGGVMADRVTDLRDVRDRVIAELHGEPEPGVPVVDAPHVLFADDLAPADTATLDPSLIVAVVTEKGGATSHTAIIARQLNIPCVVAVGADLRAIPADTPVLVDASAGTVETGVPADEAQRRVAEAADRAARISSWTGPCATADGHRVQLLANVQDGATARQAAASVAEGVGLFRTELCFLSETSEPSVEDQAARYAEVFAAFPEGKVVVRTLDAGSDKPVPFVNAEDEENPALGVRGLRIARGNQELLERQLDGIALALSQTERRGPDAQAWVMAPMVATVHEAAWFAELCHARGLTAGAMIEVPAAALLAEKMMRHLDFVSIGTNDLTQYTMAADRLSASLAYLTDPWQPAVLRLVHTTCRAGSAAKTAVGVCGEAAADPLLACVLTGLGVTSLSAATPALAAVGTQLGEVDFVTCRDMAAAALDADGAEEARIAAAAVIGL